The following coding sequences lie in one Arachis hypogaea cultivar Tifrunner chromosome 9, arahy.Tifrunner.gnm2.J5K5, whole genome shotgun sequence genomic window:
- the LOC112709634 gene encoding lectin-like encodes MGVSFNLHKFDPKHSKEIQFQGDATITDHHIIRLTNLDDEGNPLGNRVGRVLFSDPVHLYDHSGFRAGFETIFVFRISKPYNTDYTPGPGDGLAFFLASADTEIPPQSSGMFLGLFNDASDKIVAVEFDTFSNSEVGDPNYPHIGVDINSIRSSKVCYWNFYDAAITTAKITYNSAHKKLTVHVSTYLHNQPDTLTYDVDLSTKLPDKVKVGISASTGQFSQNTEILSWIFKSN; translated from the coding sequence ATGGGTGTCTCATTTAACTTGCACAAATTTGACCCTAAGCACTCCAAGGAGATCCAATTCCAAGGAGACGCAACCATTACCGATCACCATATCATTCGACTCACCAATCTGGATGACGAGGGCAACCCACTGGGAAACAGAGTTGGTCGAGTCTTATTCTCCGACCCTGTGCACCTCTACGACCACAGTGGCTTTCGAGCAGGATTTGAAACCATCTTCGTCTTTCGCATCTCAAAACCCTATAACACTGATTATACACCTGGACCTGGTGATGGTCTTGCCTTCTTCCTTGCTAGTGCCGACACTGAAATTCCTCCTCAATCTTCTGGAATGTTTCTCGGCCTCTTTAATGATGCATCTGACAAAATTGTTGCTGTTGAATTTGATACTTTTTCCAACTCTGAAGTTGGGGATCCCAATTATCCCCACATTGGAGTTGATATTAACTCTATCAGGTCTTCAAAAGTTTGTTAttggaatttttatgatgcaGCGATAACTACTGCAAAGATAACATATAACTCTGCTCATAAGAAGTTAACTGTCCATGTCTCTACATATCTCCACAACCAACCCGACACTCTTACTTATGATGTCGATTTGAGCACTAAGCTGCCTGACAAGGTTAAGGTTGGAATATCTGCTTCTACTGGACAATTCTCGCAGAATACTGAGATTCTGTCTTGGATCTTCAAGTCCAACTGA